A portion of the Leptolyngbya subtilissima AS-A7 genome contains these proteins:
- a CDS encoding response regulator transcription factor, whose amino-acid sequence MAEAKILVVDDDPAIRNLIHRFLAKQNYEMESAEDGKKALAVFEQFTPDLVILDLNLPDTNGYDLCKEMQSRTGVFVLMLTSRTDESDKIRGFNEGADDYLTKPFSLGELEVRVGAILKRQRPVTAAEQQCLTFNSLAIDPVRREVMLNDEMVPLTALEFDLLHFLASHPGRVWRRAELIQKVWDYDYVGDQRVVDVHVGQIRKKIEKDTTQPALIQTVRGVGYKFEPPGTGEEAIAG is encoded by the coding sequence ATGGCGGAAGCCAAGATCCTTGTTGTCGATGACGACCCCGCAATTCGCAACCTAATTCATCGGTTCCTGGCTAAGCAGAACTATGAAATGGAGTCGGCAGAGGATGGTAAGAAGGCTCTGGCGGTGTTTGAGCAGTTCACCCCTGACCTAGTCATTCTCGACCTCAACCTGCCCGACACCAACGGCTACGACCTGTGTAAAGAGATGCAGTCGCGGACTGGAGTGTTTGTGCTCATGCTCACGAGCCGTACCGACGAGTCGGATAAAATTCGAGGATTTAACGAAGGGGCCGACGACTATCTCACCAAGCCTTTTAGCCTGGGTGAGCTAGAGGTGCGGGTAGGCGCTATTCTCAAGCGCCAGCGCCCGGTCACGGCGGCAGAACAGCAGTGTCTAACCTTCAACAGTTTGGCCATTGACCCCGTGCGGCGAGAGGTGATGCTCAACGACGAAATGGTACCTCTGACGGCGCTGGAGTTTGATCTGCTTCACTTTTTGGCCAGTCATCCCGGACGCGTGTGGCGGCGGGCAGAGCTGATTCAAAAGGTTTGGGACTACGACTACGTCGGCGATCAGCGCGTGGTAGATGTGCATGTTGGTCAGATTCGCAAGAAAATTGAGAAAGACACGACCCAACCGGCCCTAATTCAAACGGTGCGGGGCGTGGGCTACAAATTTGAGCCGCCAGGCACCGGGGAAGAGGCGATCGCCGGTTAG
- a CDS encoding rhomboid family intramembrane serine protease, producing MVPLHDDNPTTITPVVTYGLIGINIAVFVFQLSLSQEGIDGFFDAWALVPAQLTGSFQGALQAPIYEWITLLSSQFLHGGFFHIGGNLLYLWVFGNNIEDRLGHIKFLIFYLGCGALAGLTQWIFDPSSALPTIGASGAIAGVMGAYILRFPRARIVTLIPLIIIFTTVRIPAVFFLGFWFVQQALFSIASLGSEAGSGGGVAYWAHSGGFVFGLILGPLLGLMGGKVRSPRR from the coding sequence GTGGTTCCTCTTCATGATGACAACCCCACCACCATTACCCCTGTAGTTACCTACGGATTGATCGGGATTAATATTGCCGTATTTGTGTTTCAGCTCAGTCTGTCGCAAGAGGGTATTGACGGCTTCTTTGACGCCTGGGCACTGGTGCCGGCCCAGCTGACCGGGAGTTTTCAGGGGGCGCTCCAGGCACCGATCTACGAGTGGATTACCCTACTCTCCTCTCAGTTCCTCCACGGCGGCTTTTTTCACATTGGGGGCAACCTGCTCTATCTCTGGGTGTTTGGCAACAATATTGAAGACCGGCTGGGACACATCAAGTTCTTGATCTTTTATCTGGGTTGTGGAGCTTTAGCGGGGCTGACCCAATGGATTTTTGATCCGTCCTCGGCGTTGCCAACTATTGGGGCTAGCGGGGCGATCGCCGGGGTGATGGGGGCCTATATTCTGCGGTTTCCCCGGGCCCGGATCGTCACCTTAATTCCGCTGATTATCATTTTCACCACCGTTCGGATTCCGGCGGTTTTTTTCTTGGGATTCTGGTTTGTGCAGCAGGCGCTGTTTAGCATCGCTAGCCTTGGCAGCGAAGCGGGTTCGGGTGGCGGAGTAGCCTACTGGGCGCACTCAGGAGGGTTTGTGTTTGGGCTAATTTTAGGCCCGCTGCTGGGGCTGATGGGCGGTAAGGTGCGATCGCCTCGTCGATAG
- a CDS encoding S66 peptidase family protein has translation MSHDIAADGARVWRYPPPLKPGDRLRVIAPSGALRELESFNQGIEVWRSWGFGVDISPGTREQWGYLAGSDDNRRHQLGNALADPTYKGILCARGGYGGTRLLEGWQWPAMSPKWLIGFSDITSLLWSLSKQGIVGVHGPLLTTLATEPEWSQQRLKNLVMGHGLPALHGEGWSQGMAEGRLWPANLTVATHLLGTAHEPDLTGAILAFEDVTEAPYRIDRMLTHWRLAGKFSQVKGIALGRFSRCEPPDGVPSFAVAEVLRDRLGDLNIPVVANLPFGHDGDNAALPVGAMARLNGGAGRLEILPTV, from the coding sequence GTGAGTCACGATATTGCTGCCGATGGGGCGAGGGTATGGCGCTATCCGCCGCCGCTCAAGCCGGGCGATCGCCTGCGAGTAATTGCCCCCAGCGGTGCCCTACGAGAGTTAGAGAGCTTCAACCAGGGCATAGAGGTTTGGCGCAGCTGGGGATTTGGGGTAGATATCAGCCCTGGCACCAGGGAGCAGTGGGGTTACCTAGCTGGGTCAGATGACAACCGTCGCCACCAGCTGGGCAATGCCTTAGCAGACCCTACCTATAAAGGCATTCTCTGCGCTCGGGGGGGCTATGGGGGCACTCGGCTGTTGGAAGGTTGGCAATGGCCAGCGATGTCGCCCAAGTGGTTGATTGGTTTTTCTGACATCACCAGCCTGCTGTGGAGCTTGAGCAAGCAGGGGATAGTTGGCGTGCACGGGCCGCTGCTGACCACCCTGGCGACGGAGCCCGAGTGGTCGCAGCAGCGGCTTAAAAATTTGGTGATGGGCCACGGGTTGCCCGCGCTGCATGGCGAAGGCTGGAGCCAGGGCATGGCGGAGGGCCGGCTGTGGCCCGCTAATCTGACGGTGGCGACCCACCTGCTGGGCACGGCCCACGAGCCCGATCTCACTGGCGCAATTTTGGCTTTTGAGGATGTCACCGAGGCCCCCTACCGCATCGATCGCATGCTGACCCACTGGCGCCTAGCAGGCAAGTTTTCTCAGGTTAAAGGCATTGCTCTGGGGCGGTTTAGCCGTTGCGAGCCGCCCGACGGCGTGCCCAGTTTTGCGGTAGCCGAAGTGCTGCGCGATCGCCTCGGCGATTTGAATATTCCAGTGGTGGCCAATTTACCCTTTGGCCACGACGGCGATAATGCCGCTCTGCCAGTCGGAGCGATGGCCCGCTTGAATGGCGGTGCAGGTCGCCTCGAAATTCTGCCAACGGTTTAG
- a CDS encoding chlorophyll a/b-binding protein has product MPNTPNPSETREWGFTRAAESLNGRMAMLGFAFAVAIEALSGQGVLHFLNLV; this is encoded by the coding sequence ATGCCTAACACCCCCAACCCATCTGAAACCCGCGAGTGGGGTTTCACCCGCGCCGCCGAAAGCCTCAACGGACGGATGGCCATGCTGGGCTTTGCCTTTGCTGTTGCGATCGAGGCCCTAAGCGGTCAGGGTGTGCTGCACTTTTTAAATCTAGTCTAG
- the argF gene encoding ornithine carbamoyltransferase, producing the protein MSTPPLSGRDLLSLSDLSVDELLELLTFAAELKAGKHHPQFPQKVLGLLFRKASTRTRVSFSVAMYQLGGQVLDLHSGVTQVSRGEPTSDTARVLDRYLDVVAIRTFDQAEIQEFADYASIPVINALTDLEHPCQILADLLTIQEEFGALQGLTLTYLGDGNNVAHSLLLGCAMAGMNVHIAGPEGYAPDPAIVKQANQLMQGNGYVLITTDPEAAVKDAQVLYTDVWASMGQESEAGQRLPVFQPYQVNDALLEKASPEAIVLHCLPAHRGEEITHEVMEGAASRVWDQAENRMHAQKALLASVLE; encoded by the coding sequence ATGTCCACACCACCCCTGAGCGGGCGCGACCTGCTAAGCCTGAGCGATCTGAGTGTTGATGAGCTGCTAGAGCTTTTGACCTTTGCTGCTGAGTTGAAGGCTGGTAAACACCATCCTCAATTTCCTCAAAAGGTGCTGGGTCTCCTGTTTCGCAAGGCGTCGACTCGCACTCGCGTCAGCTTTTCGGTGGCCATGTATCAGCTAGGTGGACAGGTGCTCGATCTCCATTCTGGGGTGACCCAGGTGAGCCGGGGTGAGCCTACCAGTGATACTGCCCGAGTGCTCGATCGCTACTTAGATGTGGTAGCCATTCGCACCTTTGACCAGGCCGAGATTCAAGAATTTGCCGATTACGCCTCAATTCCCGTGATCAACGCCCTGACCGATCTGGAGCACCCCTGCCAGATCTTGGCCGACCTGCTGACTATTCAAGAAGAGTTTGGTGCCCTACAGGGATTGACCCTGACCTACCTAGGTGACGGCAACAACGTCGCCCATTCTCTCCTGCTGGGCTGTGCCATGGCGGGGATGAACGTGCATATCGCCGGGCCGGAGGGCTATGCGCCAGACCCAGCAATTGTGAAGCAGGCCAACCAACTGATGCAGGGCAATGGCTACGTGCTGATCACCACCGATCCTGAGGCCGCCGTCAAAGATGCTCAGGTGCTCTATACCGATGTCTGGGCCAGCATGGGCCAAGAATCTGAGGCGGGCCAGCGCTTACCAGTGTTTCAGCCCTACCAAGTCAACGATGCCCTGCTAGAAAAAGCTAGCCCAGAGGCGATCGTGTTGCACTGTCTGCCGGCCCACCGGGGAGAAGAGATTACCCACGAGGTGATGGAAGGCGCTGCCTCTCGGGTTTGGGATCAGGCCGAGAACCGGATGCACGCTCAGAAAGCGCTGCTGGCCAGTGTCCTTGAGTAG
- a CDS encoding CapA family protein, protein MISAVIPPQPQVLPQGPLLQPPSVKERAAAGYFRDIALWLNQPLTPHGIFVQVQADRPGCLQLVVEFRQPPVKDRLLRFLCHRVWLLNSELIEGIWVIARPLGHRRVLWQQRVKIVTPALKRRQSELKAQAQRQAALAMPPKIRPPRPSPTKTLSRQRLQTLRAFVLSGSAVAAFVMGCLFEVIVSAPSPSLPQFSAQTEVLPETELDQGAPVAPTALRDSGEGRPVSAPARNAAGGNGNRSTVVDTALEPVGVITHQAVTPAPADDVTLLFGGDISLEDIAPESLTAPGGFFADVVEYGQADLALVNLATPLATAATNLQEGLRQQTRTDAVDLLVNSGVDVVNLTHSSLMDYGAEGLDETLTTLDSKGLYRIGAGRNALEARRPEVLDVKGKRIAYLSYAMGGNNAAHDTDVLKERAGASDKAIAKEVETFKTATAFKDRAGFNAQNMPEIVADIQALRDEVDWIVVNFRWVDHLGEQPNFMQTNLARLAIDQGADVVVGYHPTVIQGGEIYKGRPIAYSLGDFVFRPDEPLENQDSAVLKVGLKDDQMRVELVPVRVQDSHPKTLSGKDSQQVLQRIEQASSQFDKPLKSPVVLDLKTQEAPPEAVSDPSSPFVSPDAEDVLPVELEAEPAPEPKDQLEDETEFRDILQDSADPAEDSDTPEALEDSSEPTNVEQPAPALEIAPETDQSSPAVPESLEMEVEFEGDLEEWGPKVSPEQQEFKPVPPERSGGTSQSAREPVQNESPSESHPSEVPVPLPPPIRVKVEPVATAPLVAPQPTVLTDDAEVDAWSDTIPETPIPTAGE, encoded by the coding sequence ATGATTAGCGCGGTTATTCCTCCTCAACCACAGGTGTTGCCCCAGGGGCCTCTGCTGCAGCCGCCCTCAGTGAAAGAACGGGCAGCGGCAGGATACTTTCGCGACATTGCCCTGTGGCTCAATCAACCCCTAACTCCTCACGGTATTTTTGTGCAGGTGCAAGCCGATCGCCCCGGCTGCCTACAGCTAGTGGTGGAATTTCGGCAGCCACCGGTTAAAGACCGGCTGCTGCGGTTTCTGTGTCACCGCGTGTGGCTGCTCAATTCAGAGCTAATCGAAGGGATTTGGGTGATTGCTCGCCCCTTAGGGCACCGCCGAGTGCTTTGGCAGCAGCGCGTCAAGATTGTCACCCCGGCCCTAAAGCGCCGCCAGAGCGAACTCAAGGCCCAGGCCCAGCGCCAGGCCGCATTGGCCATGCCACCCAAAATTCGGCCGCCGCGCCCAAGCCCGACTAAAACGCTGTCGCGGCAGCGTCTACAAACCCTACGTGCTTTTGTGTTGTCGGGGTCGGCGGTAGCAGCCTTCGTCATGGGCTGTCTGTTCGAAGTGATCGTCTCTGCGCCGTCGCCGTCACTACCTCAGTTTTCAGCCCAGACCGAGGTGCTGCCTGAGACGGAGTTAGATCAAGGTGCTCCAGTAGCCCCCACAGCCCTCAGGGATTCTGGCGAAGGCAGGCCTGTCTCTGCCCCCGCCAGAAATGCAGCCGGTGGCAATGGCAACCGCTCTACGGTGGTCGATACGGCCCTTGAGCCCGTGGGCGTAATCACCCATCAAGCTGTCACACCTGCTCCTGCCGATGACGTCACCCTGTTGTTTGGAGGCGACATTTCTTTGGAGGACATTGCTCCAGAAAGCCTTACGGCTCCTGGAGGATTCTTTGCTGACGTTGTCGAATATGGCCAAGCTGATTTGGCCCTGGTGAATTTGGCCACCCCTCTAGCGACGGCGGCCACCAACCTTCAGGAGGGGCTGCGGCAGCAGACCCGTACCGATGCCGTCGATTTGCTAGTGAATAGCGGCGTAGACGTTGTCAACCTCACCCACAGCAGCCTAATGGACTACGGGGCTGAGGGCCTTGACGAAACCCTCACCACTCTAGACAGCAAAGGGCTTTACCGCATTGGTGCCGGGCGCAACGCCCTCGAAGCCCGCCGCCCGGAGGTGCTCGATGTCAAGGGTAAGCGCATCGCCTATCTGAGCTATGCCATGGGGGGGAACAACGCAGCCCACGATACCGATGTGCTCAAAGAGCGCGCCGGGGCCAGCGACAAAGCGATCGCCAAGGAAGTGGAGACCTTTAAGACTGCCACAGCCTTTAAAGACAGGGCTGGGTTTAACGCGCAAAACATGCCCGAAATAGTTGCCGACATTCAAGCCCTGCGCGACGAGGTGGATTGGATTGTCGTGAACTTTCGCTGGGTTGACCACCTGGGCGAACAACCCAATTTCATGCAGACCAACCTGGCCCGCCTGGCAATTGATCAGGGTGCCGACGTGGTAGTGGGCTACCATCCCACCGTGATTCAGGGGGGTGAGATCTATAAGGGACGGCCCATTGCCTACTCCCTGGGCGACTTCGTATTTCGTCCTGACGAGCCCCTCGAGAACCAGGATTCAGCGGTGCTCAAAGTCGGGCTCAAAGACGATCAGATGCGGGTTGAGTTGGTGCCGGTGCGAGTACAAGACTCTCATCCCAAAACCCTCAGCGGCAAAGACAGTCAGCAGGTGCTCCAGCGCATCGAACAGGCATCATCGCAGTTTGACAAACCGCTCAAGTCACCCGTTGTGCTTGACCTTAAAACCCAGGAAGCACCGCCAGAAGCCGTCAGCGACCCCAGCAGCCCCTTTGTGTCACCCGATGCGGAGGACGTTCTGCCGGTGGAGCTGGAGGCCGAACCGGCGCCGGAGCCCAAAGACCAACTGGAGGACGAGACTGAGTTCAGGGACATCCTGCAAGATTCGGCTGATCCTGCCGAGGACTCGGATACCCCTGAGGCTCTTGAGGACAGCAGTGAGCCTACCAACGTAGAGCAGCCTGCACCGGCTCTAGAGATAGCACCAGAAACAGATCAATCCTCTCCTGCTGTGCCAGAATCCCTGGAGATGGAGGTTGAGTTTGAGGGCGACCTGGAAGAGTGGGGACCTAAGGTTTCACCAGAGCAGCAGGAGTTTAAGCCTGTGCCGCCCGAACGCAGCGGCGGCACTTCGCAAAGCGCTCGGGAGCCCGTTCAGAACGAGTCGCCTTCTGAGAGCCACCCCAGTGAGGTTCCAGTACCGTTGCCTCCCCCCATCCGGGTGAAGGTTGAGCCCGTTGCGACAGCACCGTTGGTTGCGCCCCAGCCCACCGTTCTGACGGATGATGCTGAGGTCGACGCCTGGTCCGATACCATACCCGAGACCCCAATTCCTACCGCAGGTGAATAA
- a CDS encoding aldose epimerase, translated as MFAVALKADPHSTYVLSDTDTDTRLELVPDRGGIATRWQVEGQDIFYFDGNRFANPELSVRGGIPILFPICGNLPDNQYELDGQTYSLKQHGFARDLPWQMTQQDVTESASLTLELASSEATLAQYPFAFKLAFTFKLRGHSLELQQQFTNLSARPMPFSTGLHPYFLVEDKSQLEFEIPSTEFRNHSTGGVETFGGSFDFGQDEIDLAFQNLTASAATVTDHHLKRRLTLSWSGDYTKLVFWTVKGKDYYCLEPWTAPRNSLNTGENLLIIEPEQTIETNVRMAIAFL; from the coding sequence GTGTTTGCCGTTGCCTTAAAAGCAGATCCCCACTCCACCTATGTGCTGTCAGATACTGACACCGACACCCGGTTAGAACTGGTGCCCGATCGTGGCGGCATTGCCACCCGCTGGCAGGTAGAGGGGCAGGATATTTTTTATTTTGATGGCAATCGCTTCGCCAATCCTGAGCTATCGGTGCGGGGCGGTATTCCCATCCTGTTTCCCATCTGCGGCAATCTGCCCGACAACCAGTACGAGCTAGATGGTCAGACCTACAGCCTGAAGCAGCACGGCTTTGCCCGCGACTTGCCTTGGCAGATGACTCAGCAGGATGTGACTGAGTCGGCCAGCCTCACTCTAGAACTCGCCAGTAGCGAGGCCACCCTAGCGCAATATCCCTTTGCGTTCAAATTGGCCTTCACCTTTAAGCTGCGGGGTCACAGTCTAGAGTTGCAGCAGCAGTTCACCAACCTCTCGGCTCGGCCCATGCCTTTTTCTACCGGGCTGCACCCTTATTTTTTGGTAGAAGATAAATCCCAACTAGAGTTTGAAATTCCTTCAACAGAATTCCGCAACCACTCGACAGGCGGGGTTGAAACCTTTGGGGGCAGCTTTGACTTTGGCCAAGACGAAATTGACCTGGCTTTTCAGAACCTGACAGCTTCAGCCGCTACGGTCACTGACCACCACCTCAAGCGACGGCTCACCCTCTCCTGGAGTGGCGACTACACCAAGCTAGTGTTTTGGACAGTGAAAGGCAAAGACTACTACTGCCTGGAGCCCTGGACGGCCCCTCGAAATTCTCTCAACACGGGAGAAAACCTGTTGATCATAGAACCAGAACAGACTATAGAAACCAACGTGCGCATGGCGATCGCGTTTCTGTAG
- a CDS encoding permease has translation MTQLNNGITLFFSLLVEAMPFLLLGVMFSSVLLLFVDEQKLLAVIPKNVVLAALAGSLIGFLFPVCECGNIPVARRLLTKGAPTAVAIGFLLAAPTVNPVVFWATWIAFRDQPEIVFLRVGFTLIVAVTIALIFSAQADVRPFLQDSLTRMMGEPEPATPVPAEAEVSPLLRSGTFLMQSPGQVLQLDAPPAQVLAQVAVAAPPMVTRLRMMVDNMVLELRELGAVLVIGSAIAAFVQVAVPREVILGLGQGPVTSIVAMMALAWVVSICSTVDSFFALSFASTFTSGSLLAFLVFGPMIDLKNISLLLTVFKGRAILYLFVLAAQLVFLLALVMNLYTS, from the coding sequence ATGACCCAACTCAATAACGGCATTACGCTATTTTTTAGCTTGCTGGTCGAGGCCATGCCCTTTCTATTGCTAGGGGTGATGTTTTCCAGCGTGCTGCTGCTGTTTGTCGATGAGCAAAAGCTGCTGGCGGTTATTCCTAAAAACGTGGTGCTAGCGGCGCTGGCAGGTAGCTTAATTGGCTTTCTGTTTCCGGTGTGTGAGTGCGGCAACATTCCTGTGGCTCGACGGCTGTTGACCAAGGGCGCGCCGACGGCGGTGGCGATTGGGTTTTTGCTAGCGGCCCCCACGGTGAACCCGGTGGTGTTCTGGGCCACTTGGATTGCCTTTCGCGACCAGCCCGAAATTGTATTTTTGCGAGTGGGCTTTACTCTGATTGTGGCGGTGACCATCGCCTTAATCTTTAGCGCCCAAGCCGATGTGCGGCCCTTTTTGCAGGACAGCCTCACCCGCATGATGGGGGAGCCTGAGCCTGCCACACCAGTCCCAGCGGAGGCGGAGGTTTCACCGCTGCTAAGGTCTGGCACCTTTTTAATGCAGTCACCAGGGCAGGTGCTACAGCTCGACGCTCCACCCGCCCAGGTGCTAGCTCAGGTAGCCGTTGCCGCGCCGCCCATGGTCACTCGACTGCGGATGATGGTTGACAACATGGTGCTAGAGCTGCGGGAGTTGGGAGCGGTGCTGGTGATCGGCAGTGCGATCGCCGCTTTTGTCCAAGTCGCCGTTCCCCGCGAGGTCATTTTAGGTTTGGGCCAGGGTCCCGTGACCTCGATTGTGGCGATGATGGCCCTGGCCTGGGTAGTGTCAATCTGCTCGACGGTCGATTCATTCTTTGCCCTGTCGTTTGCCTCCACCTTTACCAGCGGTTCCCTGCTGGCATTTTTGGTGTTTGGCCCCATGATCGACCTCAAAAACATCAGTCTGCTGCTGACGGTGTTTAAGGGGCGGGCCATTCTCTATCTGTTTGTGCTGGCAGCTCAGCTGGTATTCCTGCTGGCTCTGGTGATGAATCTCTACACCAGTTAA